The genome window TTATCAAAGCTGTCGATTCTGAAATTATCAGAAAAAGGAAATTCAAGGTCGTCGTGGACTGCTCTCATGGTGGAACCGCAAGCGTTTTACCAGATGTTCTCTCGAATATAGGTATCGATTCGATAAATGTTAACGCCGTGGTAGAACCAAACCGCATCACAAAGACAAGAAAACAAAGAGATGCTGACCAAAAAAGATTGGCAGTCATAGCCAGAAGCCTCGAAGCAGATGCGGGATTCATGCTCGATCCTTCCGGCGAAACACTGCATCTGGTTGACCATACAGGTAGATTCCTTGACGAAGATGCTGCTTTATGCGTCGTCACAGATCTTTTTATTCGAGTGGAAAAACCCAAAATCATTTCCGTGCCTATCTCCGCGACCATGGGAGTTAATCGGCTTACTCGCGAAGCTGGCATCAAGCTTAGATACACATGTAACAACCATTTATCGATGATGGAATCAGCTCTTACAGGCGAAAACGATTTTATCGGTGGCACAAAGGGAGGGTTCATTTTCCCGAGGTGGCTTTTCGCCTCAGATGCTATGTTCGCTGTATTGAAAATACTCGAGATGATGGCTAAATCAGAACTTAGATTATCTGACCTAGTCGATGAATTGCCAGATTATACGAGATCTCAAAGAAAGGTTAAATGCCCCTTCGAAAAAATGGGCATGGTAATGAGGCGGCTTATAGAAGAAACTAACGACTGCCCAAGAGATATTATCGACGGTGTTCGCATTTACACACAGGATTCGTGGGTTCTGATAATACCAGATTCAGAGCATCCCGTTTTTCACTTAATAGCTGAAGCCAAGAAACTTAAAAAGCTAAATACCGTTCTCGATGATTCCGAAGATATGCTCCTTAAGTTGATTTCTTAAATTTATTCAACTTTCTCGTGAATAAGTCGCGGCTTTCGAACAACCTCTTCAGAGATTGTGTAGGCTTTTACAAACCGCACTGCCGCTATATTAGCGCTCTCGGAGTCAGTTGCGTAAACCTCAGCAAACGGTTTGCCTTCCTCGACTTTATCATTTATTTCCTTAAAAACCTTGAACCCAACGCTTTGATTTATCTTATCTTCCTTTCGAAGTCTCCCAGCGCCAAGATTAACTCCGGCCATACCAACCTCACGAGTGTTGACAGATTTTATATATCCAGTTTTCGGAGCAACGATTGATTTTATAACAGAAGCCCTTGGAAAAATCGAAATATCATCAGCAACGCGTGGGTTTCCAGATTGAGCTTCGACCATTTCAGCAAATTTAACCAGCACCGATCCGTCTGAGAGCTTCTTATTGGCCAAATCGAGACCTTCATCGACAGAACTAACAATCCCTGAAAACATGAGCATTTCGGCTGCTAACCTGCAAGTCAAATATTCGAGCCTTGGAAGATCTATTTCCCTGCGCATAAGGAGAATACATTCCTCGACTTCGAGCGCATTGCCTATAGCCGATCCGAGCGGTTGAGACATATCTGTAACAAGAGCCTTGACTTTCTGTCCATGCGATTTTCCAATAGCAATCAGCATTTTAGCAAGCGCACGCGCTCTGTCAATAGTATCCATGAACGCTCCCGAACCGGTCTTGAGGTCAATTACCAGACCCTCTGCTCCCTCAGCTATCTTTTTGCTCATAATCGAAGCTGAAATCAGCGGGATAGATTCGACAGTAGCGGTAACATCGCGAAGAGCATATATCTTGCCATCGGCGGGTGCTAGCTCTGGACTTTGGCGGGTTATTGCGCAGCCGATATTCTTAACTTGTAATTTAAATTCCTCGATAGACAGATTTGTTGTAAAACCGGGGATTGATTCGAGTTTGTCAAGTGTTCCGCCCGTGTGACCAAGGCCACGGCCTGAAAGCATAGGAACATAACCACCGCACGCTGCAACCATCGGTGCTAGAATAAGACTAACCTTATCACCGACTCCGCCGATCGAGTGTTTATCGACAGTAACGGCTCCCAAATCCGACCAATCTATGGTATAACCGCTTCTAATATAAGCTTCGGTTAAGGCCGAGGCCTCTACATCACTCATGCCATTGAGATAAACAGCCATCAGAAAAGCCGACATTTGGTAATCGGCAATATTACCTTTAACAAAACTAAGAACAAACGCCTCGATCTCTTCAGGGTCGAGGCGTTGTCCATCGCGTTTAGCGCGAATGAATTCAGATGGATTCATGGCTTTCTATTTGTATAGATGCACAAAAGATATTCTTCCGTTGCCGAGAGGACCTGGAGACGAAACCGCATAAAGCCCCCCTTTTTTACCATAAAACTTAGGAATAAACGATACTATAGTTCCGCATTGAGCATCGGCAGAGCTTCCGTTGATATGAAAATCATTGACTGTGTCAAATTTATCACTGCCTTGAAATACCTCCACTCTTCCAGAGCGGTAATCGCCAATATCGGCAAATGGTGTCCCAATTAGAACATCAGAGAATTTATCTCCATTTACACTTCCAGAGCAAATATCATAGCCATAAAGATCTTTTGGATTTTGGCCATAAATAGTAGCTATAGGATCGCGAATAACCGGCCCGCCGGCGTAAATATATGCAACACCCTCTGTATTGGGACCATCACCCGGAGCACCTATCGCTATATCCGGAGTGCCATCACCATTGACATCGCCGGCGGAGGCTAAAGCAAAGCCAAAATTGGCTTGCGGACGCTTCCCATCAACTGTCTGCCATGGTTTAACGCTGATTATTGATCCACCCTGATAAAAATAAACCTTACCAGAGTTTCTTTGGCCAGCGGCATTGTGATAATAGGAACTAACTGCAAAATCAGATACCCCATCTCCGCTGACATCGCCGAGTATGGCTATTCTTTCACCGAAGCTATCGCCTGAAGATTCACCTTCAATAACAACCGCCGGTGTAGTGAGGTTATTACCACCAAGGAACACATAAACAACGCCAGAGTAGTTTTTGCCACCGTAACTCGCACCGACTAAAAGATCAGGAACATTATCCCCATTGAGGTCCTCGCCACCGGCGAGGCTTGTTCCAAACCAGTCGTTATATCTCTCGCCCATGAGTGTTATATCCGGAACCGTGTCGAACTGCTTGCCACCAAAATAAATATAGACTTTACCTGCATCGATTCCGCTATCGTCATTTTTGGAAGCTCCAACTGCAAAATCATCGATGCCGTCCCCGTTAATATCGCCGCAGGCACTTATTGCTGTGCCGAATCGGTCGCCAGCTTTATCTCCTACCAGATCGAATGCGGCCTTTGTGGGATCATTTCCGCCAAGATATATTGATACTTGACCTTTGAAATCAGACACTTGATAGCTTCCGGGGGCGCCAATTGCCAGATCGGTATAGCCATCGCCATTAATATCGCCGATTGACGCAATGGTCATACCATAGCGATCTCCAGCAATTTTACCCTGGAGGTTAGAAACAAAATTGAGACCTTTAACCCCAAAAGCGGCTAAAGTCAAGCCCAATAGGCAGATGACCACGAAACCAAAACGACGGTTCATAAGAGGACTCCTGTAAATTAATGCATACTCAATGCTCAATAAATATCTTAATAACAACTCATTTTAAGGCGTATTTACTCTCAAGTCAAGAGGTTTTTGTGTTTGTTGAGAAAGCACCGTAAAATATGGGTTTCCGTTTCTTGCTTATAGGTAAGACCGTGGTTGGAACATCAGTGGACAAACAAAAGGCGGGTAAAGACTAAAAGGCATTACACGAAGGCGTTAGGAAAACACCGATTGCCTGCTCCTCTGCCATTTCGAACCGAAGGGAAAAATCTCCTTCATTGCCGTCGGTTTAAACCAACGGCAATGAAATCGGACATTTTGGAACCGGTGCTTGACTATTAACCTTTATTATATAGTTTAGTAATCTCAAAGGTTTTACCATGGAAAATAGTAAGAAAGAAATAAGACAGAACGCCCTACACCACGCTCTCGAGGTGCTCGAATTCCCGCGTCTGAAGAAATTGGTCGCGGAGTTTTGCGATTCCTCGATGGGCAAGGAGCAGGCATTTGCGATAGAGCCGCTCGAAGATGTCCCACAAATCCGCAACCGCCTGGAACTTATTGGTGAAATTGAAGCGGTTTTAGCTGAATCGGGTCAGCCCGACCTGACCGGTCTCTCTGACCAACGACATGCTATTGTCACTGCTCAAAAACAAGGAATTCTGGCGCCCGAAGAGATATGGGCTATTGGCCAAATCATTACAATTGGCAACCGCCTCACTCTCTTCTGTAGAAGCGGATGCAATAATACGCCGATACTGTCCGATGTTCTTTCGGCAATCGAG of bacterium contains these proteins:
- a CDS encoding FG-GAP repeat protein, which gives rise to MNRRFGFVVICLLGLTLAAFGVKGLNFVSNLQGKIAGDRYGMTIASIGDINGDGYTDLAIGAPGSYQVSDFKGQVSIYLGGNDPTKAAFDLVGDKAGDRFGTAISACGDINGDGIDDFAVGASKNDDSGIDAGKVYIYFGGKQFDTVPDITLMGERYNDWFGTSLAGGEDLNGDNVPDLLVGASYGGKNYSGVVYVFLGGNNLTTPAVVIEGESSGDSFGERIAILGDVSGDGVSDFAVSSYYHNAAGQRNSGKVYFYQGGSIISVKPWQTVDGKRPQANFGFALASAGDVNGDGTPDIAIGAPGDGPNTEGVAYIYAGGPVIRDPIATIYGQNPKDLYGYDICSGSVNGDKFSDVLIGTPFADIGDYRSGRVEVFQGSDKFDTVNDFHINGSSADAQCGTIVSFIPKFYGKKGGLYAVSSPGPLGNGRISFVHLYK
- a CDS encoding thymidine phosphorylase, with product MNPSEFIRAKRDGQRLDPEEIEAFVLSFVKGNIADYQMSAFLMAVYLNGMSDVEASALTEAYIRSGYTIDWSDLGAVTVDKHSIGGVGDKVSLILAPMVAACGGYVPMLSGRGLGHTGGTLDKLESIPGFTTNLSIEEFKLQVKNIGCAITRQSPELAPADGKIYALRDVTATVESIPLISASIMSKKIAEGAEGLVIDLKTGSGAFMDTIDRARALAKMLIAIGKSHGQKVKALVTDMSQPLGSAIGNALEVEECILLMRREIDLPRLEYLTCRLAAEMLMFSGIVSSVDEGLDLANKKLSDGSVLVKFAEMVEAQSGNPRVADDISIFPRASVIKSIVAPKTGYIKSVNTREVGMAGVNLGAGRLRKEDKINQSVGFKVFKEINDKVEEGKPFAEVYATDSESANIAAVRFVKAYTISEEVVRKPRLIHEKVE